The Clarias gariepinus isolate MV-2021 ecotype Netherlands chromosome 26, CGAR_prim_01v2, whole genome shotgun sequence sequence CTTtctgcttttcagtttttttttacggtTCATAACTATTTGCATCTACACGTATTGTAATATGCTAGCAAGtcatttcttcttattattattcttattattcttattaaattTGTAATAGCTTATAAATTATCGGTTAAATAAATAACGCTGGATAATTACATTTTGAAAGACCTAAAAAAATGTGCGccttgaaaatgaaaaaaaaaaaacccgaaacaaactaaaaacaatataacaataattataaacaaaGTCGCATTCTGCAGCTAACATCAAAACGACAGATTCAGCGCTAAGCATAAGAAGCGAGAGAGGGTCGGGTGGTCCGTGTAACATCTACAGCGCGGCTAATTATACAGTGTACCTGTCACGCAAATTTTATGCGCATCAACTGCCACATATTGATCGTAATAAAAGATCGACATACAGTCATAACGACAATTGCATCAATGGCTATTTTATCTGCCCGAAGATCATATGAAGCCATCCCTGTAGTTTGtttagaaacattttattgactaccCGCTGCTAGGGTCAGAAAAAGGTTAGTCAAACAGAATAATtaagtttgttgtttttgtttgcaaaCAATTCAGATTGCTGAGTTTACACACATATCGAGTTGCCACCCGAGGGGAGGTTTACCCTACTAACGAATAGAATGATAAGCTTAATCTGTTTTTGTAACATAAACTTTCTTTTTCCTATTACTACCATCTAATTGTTATCACTTTCAATGCGCTGCCATAAACGTAGGCCGGGTTGTATgtctattttgttaatttgtcaAACCGGATTATCACTAGATTGTGCCATAAACAATTATCTTAAATAATGAAGTTGTAGTATTGCTTCTACTATTGTTGTCTGCAGTCAGATCACGCGGTAATCACGTGATATTTTATTCGTTAGGCTATTTCCTCATCCATTGCAATACTCTTGGCAATACGCCACTACTGAGAACTCCAACTTATTAGTGATTATTTGTTATCAACCGCTAATGTTACTTTTTGATAGAGCATGAACAACGAAAAGCTGTTGTTGGTTCAGCCGGTCAGACCATGATCCGAGGAAAATGaaggaaacatttttcattcccGAAAAAAAACCGACAACTAAACACTAAAATACAATCTGACAATTCTACTAGAGATTGTATGAGAAATCACTGtgtaatcaataaataattgttGATAGATATAAACAAAACTGATAGCAGTATTCACTTCTTATCAGCGCTACCCTGGGATCCGTAAGTTAGACTGTTATGATCCCAGcctataatttttatataattgtagaGTCCAGGCTCCCAATCACATAAACAGTGATTCACTGCCATGTCAGAGATACATCTAATAGCTTTAAAATGTATGCCTGCTTTAGGCTATAGATCCATATTTTAAGTTGTGCTCACACTGTGTCTACACGCAATGCTGAAACCTCAAGACGTCTGAATAACACATATTCAATATTCCGACTACAGTAAGCTACACCTAACGAGACATAGGCGGGAACTTTATAACATCTTTGCATTCTTCCAGAAACAACCCAATAATCATATAAAGAAAACGGGGTCAAATTAAATCAGTTCGACTTCAATACGCTGGTTTAGTTTGGATGTACAGTTTATTTGCATGCACAAATCTCTACAAATATACCTCAGTGAGCCTCGCTGACTAGGCGATCCAGACCAAGGAGCCATTTCTTTTGGGTTATGgcttatttcattatttatgctAGAAGCAATAATAGTTATATatcttaaaaagaagaaaaacagagccagtgaaagtgtaaaatgtttattttttatactgtgCAACAGTCACAATACAATAGTTATTCATACAATCAAACAATAAGACAAATGAACACTGAAGTGAGGCTATCTACACAGGCCTACATTATAACCTTGATGTGGGGTCGGGGAGGGGTGTGAATAATCCCACGGtgctttaaattttacattgttGTAAAAATGATATAGGCACGAAAACTACAACTTAAATTTCTCTAACCTGTTTAAACTTAAttgaatatataatattttctttGATACAATGTCAAATGCCAGCTGGATATAACAGGAATGTTTAGTAGGCCTAACTAGCCAAGAAAGGCAAACTAAAGTCTTTATCATGTGTTTAAAACAAAGCACACgcttaaaatacaagaaacacCTCTGGATTTGTTttgaagaaaaaggaaaaaaaaacaaagtaaaaaatacatatagaaAAGTAGATTCAGTCTATTATGCGAACTGTTTGGATGTTCTGCAAATCCCATAGCTTAGAGCCATAATTAGGCTATCTTTCCCAAATTTACTCCAGCAACTGGATGAAATGTGCCACCTTCCACTATGTTAAAAGTTACATGTGTAATAggaataatgacaataaaatggCTACAATGACACTGGCATGGAAAATAGCTGGGTAATCTGGAGTTGGCTTTATCAGGTTTACCCCATCACCCTGAAGAAGTAGACGATCCATTCAGAGATGATTTCCGCATTTTGTTGCCGAACGTAAATTGCCGATTTGGACTTCCCATAGGGGAACCATTGACTGGGTTGGAAATGTGGGGGAAATGAGGATGAGCTGACTGGACGGGTGTGCTTGGACTTGGTAGTGGTGAGGATGTAGATGGGGCTCCAGCTGGGCTGTTTGCTTGGTCGCTAGCAGAGTCACTTTCTGAGCGGTTGGCACTGCTCAAGCCGTCCTGTGTGTGCGTGATCTTCATTTTTTTGCAGTTCGGACGTACTCGATATTTCAAAGGTAATGGCCCATTCTGACAAATGTACAACAAAAAGTGGGTTGTAAGCATTAACCCTTTACCCATCACAAGCAATGTAATTttgaaaatcatttaaaaaacccCACTAAATTGCTACTTGCACTGCAAAATAGATTTgcaagaaattatttaaaagcctGCTTACCCTTCTCCATGTGTAAATGTAAGCAATGTCCATTAATGTGTAGTAGTCCTTAAGAGGCTCATCCTCATACATTACTTcaatctaaaatataatatatatatttacatgttAATGCAGACATTGTATCTCTGACTTATTACAAATAATtaagctgatttaaaaaatattacattctgataaaataagacaaaaataagTTATATATAATAAGAAGTCAGATTACCTGGAAGGTACATGGTATGTCCATCTTACTTCTCAGAAATTTCCTCAAATGCATTACAGTCATGGCAGCTGGACACTGCAAGTACCTTTTGttatttacctttaaaataacaaaagggGACAGAAAATGTTAAAACGTTACAAagactgaaatgtttttttaaagttaatttggGAAGACAAACACCATTTTCAaggtaaattatttaaacagacTACTGCCATTTTACCTCATCCTTAGTCTGTTTCTCTCCTTCGCTCCCTTGCTGTTTtgccctaaaaaaaaatcaaaaggtaAATATTTCTGTGCACAAGAGCTCTACtatgtatatttatactttcaAAGTACATACTTTGGGTCAAAGAACTCAATTGACAGACTGATAATCTCATCATCTGTGATGATTCTCTTATCTTCATCAGCTACTTCTCCACGATCCTCATTGGAACCATTTGCAGctaagaaaaacaaagacataaaatatttttatattaatgaaaATACACTAATCAGTATTATAGTATGTTAAATTGTTTGTTTCAAAATTAAGACATTAAGATCTAATAAAAGTTTGTCACTAGAcatgagaatttttaattaagcaGAGTTAAAGCTTGAAATGAAAGATTTACCGTCTACTGATGGGTGTTCAGCATAGAAATCTCTTCTTCGTTTCATTTCATCTGCAAAGAAGAGTAGTTCAATCAGTATAAACCAAAATATCAGCTTGTTCAATTTACAGATGAGTTAACACCATTCACATGTGACAAGTTTTATGCATTTGTCACACAATTATAAGATCTAGGAATGTGGTGATAAAAGTTGAACATAATGAAGCTGAAGATGAACATAGGTCTCAAAGAGACACCATTTTGATTAAATCTAAATGCAGCTCCTCAAGAAcatattcacaaaaaataatcatatggttgtatttataaaattacaattaaaaataataataaatacatttaaaaagacaGGATATGCCTACTGCATACATTTTCTGCATATGGTTACCTTTATCAGTTAACTCTACTGGATTACTTACTTTTGAAAAGACCCGGGACCAACTTATACACAATGTCCTGCAGAGTTTTGTCAGACCTGAGGGTAAAAGGCACTGTTATAGAGGAATTCATTCTTTACATAAACATAGAAGTGTCATACAAAAACGTCATCTTCAACATTTATGTTCATGAATGTAGCAAACTATATGCTTAAAACGCTTGTCAAACATAGAACACAGTAAGacaaattattcattataattaCCGTATATTAAGAAGAGGCTTTGTTTTGTGGACCTGGACATCACATATGGGACAGTATTTACTGGATGCCAGGTAGCGGACAATGCACAATTTACAAACTAGATCGGAGAGAAATGGGAGGTTAGACAATTATACAACtgacagataaaataaaatctaattcatACAAGTGAACTTACATGAATGCAAGCATTCTATGATTGTGGTTGCATCGATGAAATACCCCCCACATAAGACACACATCAAATGTGGATTTAGCTCTGTGATCTTGATCCTTGTGGTGCGATGCATCGTCATGGAAAGTTAAGGTCCTGAAAAGAAATTAACACGTATGTAACCATTGTGGCTTGGCAGAGGAGGAAGACTGAATTACAGCTAATGAAGATGCATTAAATGTTCAGATGTTTCAATAGAAGGCTTTCAATATTATTACACAAGGCATTaactaaagtgtaataaaattattaataatctcAAAGAAAAAGACATCCTCCTCATATACTGATGCTATTAATAAGAATAAACATAAGCAACTGACAACACTGATCAGCTCAGATATGTAGGTTTTCTATTACTTCAGTACAGCAATGCAAGTCATCAATCCGATCCCTAACACCATTTCAGCTCTTTGATTCATTAGAAACATGCAATATTGGGTTTAAATGGctcattttaaaactgtaaatgcTTAATTCGTGTGCCCTGCATTTCAACTGCCTGCACATCGCGTCGTTTTTTTTCTACTAA is a genomic window containing:
- the bmi1a gene encoding polycomb complex protein BMI-1-A — encoded protein: MTMHRTTRIKITELNPHLMCVLCGGYFIDATTIIECLHSFCKLCIVRYLASSKYCPICDVQVHKTKPLLNIRSDKTLQDIVYKLVPGLFKNEMKRRRDFYAEHPSVDAANGSNEDRGEVADEDKRIITDDEIISLSIEFFDPKAKQQGSEGEKQTKDEVNNKRYLQCPAAMTVMHLRKFLRSKMDIPCTFQIEVMYEDEPLKDYYTLMDIAYIYTWRRNGPLPLKYRVRPNCKKMKITHTQDGLSSANRSESDSASDQANSPAGAPSTSSPLPSPSTPVQSAHPHFPHISNPVNGSPMGSPNRQFTFGNKMRKSSLNGSSTSSG